The following are encoded in a window of Phragmites australis chromosome 22, lpPhrAust1.1, whole genome shotgun sequence genomic DNA:
- the LOC133904480 gene encoding uncharacterized protein LOC133904480 has protein sequence MGLIFGLSAQISGSARADSSSKLSPSPRPRTDPADRRLRLRPRCCSLRPIGSEHHGRGRAAAATRHCAGLLVRHRLRKVRHSLLEREAREGCEDVLGHLLQAPPRGQGSSSRIDTTWIKNGEIFCVQCRLVEELETQSFRCFLHIQIYSFMPVIFLHELLTWSRWIVAGCTVLVRTNGTLMV, from the exons ATGGGCCTCATTTTCGGTCTTTCTGCTCAAATTTCCGGCTCAGCACGAGCAGATTCGTCTTCAAAGCTTTCACCTTCGCCAAGGCCTCGCACCGATCCGGCggaccgccgcctccgcctccgcccccgCTGCTGCAGCCTCCGTCCAATTGGAAGCGAGCACCATGGCCGCGgtcgagcagcagcagcaacgcgGCACTGCGCGGGTCTCCTTGTCCGCCACCGGCTCCGGAAGGTTCGTCACTCCCTTCTGGAAAG AGAAGCACGAGAGGGATGCGAGGATGTACTGGGACATCTTCTACAAGCACCACCACGAGGACAAG GTAGTTCTTCAAGGATCGACACTACTTGGATAAAGAATGGGGAAATATTTTGTG TTCAATGCAGGTTGGTTGAGGAGTTGGAAACACAATCTTTCCGTTGCTTTCTACATATCCAGATATATTCGTTCATGCCTGTGATTTTTCTCCATGAGCTGTTGACTTGGTCAAG atggatcgtggctggatgtacagttctcgtacgaaccaatggtaccttgatggtgtga
- the LOC133905554 gene encoding uncharacterized protein LOC133905554, with protein sequence MSSEELRASFSDLAVGSHTRTESQTDSSGDQSSTGGVQVTCFTEDLHDVTLHFQIIRFSKQIYAWIGCNTAKFGHLYAAATTRPGNTVSVTSVLGGTSDNTGSSMARRLVLKTGLNIVLACNIPKDSPMLEAAAERKLVEKLRGLGYIKSKAGEAKTSNAQ encoded by the exons ATGTCTTCAGAGGAGCTGAGAGCAAGCTTTTCAGATTTGGCAGTGGGTTCACACACCCGGACAGAGAGCCAAACTGATTCTTCAGGTGATCAGTCATCCACGGGGGGCGTGCAAGTCACTTGTTTCACAGAGGACCTTCATGACGTCACACTTCATTTTCAGATAATAAGGTTCTCTAAACAG ATTTATGCATGGATTGGATGCAATACAGCAAAGTTTGGCCATTTATATGCTGCTGCAACCACTCGACCG GGTAACACAGTGAGTGTCACCTCTGTACTAGGAGGAACATCTGATAACACCGGGTCAAGCATGGCCCGTCGTTTAG TGCTGAAGACTGGCCTAAATATAGTTCTGGCATGCAACATTCCAAAAGACAGCCCCATGCTTGAG GCTGCTGCGGAGAGGAAGCTGGTAGAGAAGCTGAGAGGTTTAGGCTATATCAAATCCAAAGCTGGGGAGGCTAAAACTTCCAATGCGCAGTGA